The following are from one region of the Mycolicibacterium diernhoferi genome:
- a CDS encoding furin-like repeat-containing protein translates to MTAFTRRLAAATFAALMPLAAISVATAAPSVAETTCAPGQSEFNGSCVDSCNKSQVRNADTGKCQSLLSAALQKAETPAVAKLTPEQMGGAWQLAKQAQMIPEGTRVWNSVVGTADTVLGWPVLATAAAADVATTIALLNGVAPSGARVMNMAGAAGGAATGVARTFSAANDVAQVARALPSPRIGLPKLPNLKMPPHPRIFPKKVGLPKIGIPHPKIGLPKLGSSGICGPKLLFFTPCL, encoded by the coding sequence ATGACCGCCTTCACACGTCGCCTCGCGGCCGCCACGTTCGCGGCGCTGATGCCCCTGGCAGCCATTTCGGTCGCCACCGCGGCACCCAGCGTCGCCGAGACGACCTGTGCGCCGGGTCAGTCCGAATTCAACGGCAGCTGCGTCGACAGCTGCAACAAGTCGCAGGTCCGCAACGCCGACACCGGCAAGTGCCAGTCGCTGTTGTCGGCCGCGCTGCAGAAGGCCGAGACCCCGGCCGTGGCCAAGCTGACGCCGGAGCAGATGGGCGGCGCCTGGCAGCTGGCCAAGCAGGCCCAGATGATCCCCGAGGGCACCCGGGTGTGGAACTCGGTGGTCGGTACGGCCGACACCGTGCTCGGCTGGCCGGTACTGGCCACCGCCGCCGCCGCCGACGTGGCCACCACCATCGCCCTCCTCAACGGAGTTGCTCCTAGCGGCGCCCGCGTGATGAACATGGCCGGCGCGGCCGGCGGCGCAGCCACCGGCGTGGCCCGGACGTTCTCGGCGGCCAATGACGTCGCCCAGGTGGCCCGCGCACTGCCGTCCCCGCGGATCGGCCTGCCCAAGCTCCCGAACCTGAAGATGCCCCCGCACCCGCGGATCTTCCCCAAGAAGGTCGGCCTGCCCAAGATCGGCATCCCGCACCCGAAGATCGGTCTGCCCAAGCTGGGCAGCTCGGGCATCTGCGGGCCGAAGCTGCTGTTCTTCACTCCCTGCCTCTAG
- a CDS encoding pyridoxamine 5'-phosphate oxidase family protein, with the protein MALSREEREEFLAEPHVAALSVIRGNTRGPLTVPIWYQYSPGGELWFTTGAGSRKHRLLEAAGHCSLMVDRVQPTVRYVAVDGPVSRIEEGTDEQLVEMTRRYLPPEAVEPYLEMARREHGPSIAVFVKPQHWLSADLGGF; encoded by the coding sequence ATGGCACTGTCTCGGGAAGAACGCGAAGAGTTCCTCGCCGAGCCCCATGTCGCCGCGTTGTCGGTGATCAGGGGAAATACCCGCGGTCCGCTGACCGTGCCGATCTGGTACCAGTACTCCCCCGGCGGTGAGCTCTGGTTCACCACCGGAGCCGGGTCACGCAAGCACCGGCTGCTCGAGGCCGCCGGACACTGCTCGCTGATGGTCGACCGGGTCCAACCCACCGTGCGCTACGTCGCGGTGGACGGCCCGGTCAGCCGTATCGAGGAGGGCACCGACGAGCAGCTCGTCGAGATGACCCGGCGCTACCTTCCGCCCGAGGCCGTCGAACCGTATCTGGAGATGGCCCGCCGTGAGCACGGTCCCAGCATCGCGGTGTTCGTGAAGCCCCAGCACTGGCTGTCCGCGGACCTGGGCGGCTTCTAA
- a CDS encoding GGDEF domain-containing protein: MPGFTTVADGRFLGRQHIRLLRIYLAATTFLYTYGVVFTLFPVRTDLEYGNPVGGMIAIALGVAALIALAVRPGRAGFATGAAVLATPIVLAYHVTLTAQYVCLIAPMFLAMYLRAFHPPRRAWVLITLLTAACVAAVAVSPAPHVTVITYLIVIVAIFGAAESFGFLMRAMFTAACTDPLTGVSNRAGWEIDTAELVARFRSAPVPVTVIALDIDGLKNLNDTYGHQAGDRRIAEYARAWARATPRDAVVARLGGDEFGICVVHPQAVVVQRLLDEIRTQTPGVSIGTATGSSVTADIAALYAEADAELYRSRGIPLRDELGPR; encoded by the coding sequence ATGCCCGGTTTCACCACCGTCGCCGACGGCCGATTCCTCGGCCGCCAGCACATCCGGTTGTTGCGCATCTACCTGGCCGCGACGACCTTCCTCTACACCTACGGCGTGGTGTTCACCCTCTTCCCGGTGCGGACCGACCTGGAGTACGGAAACCCGGTGGGCGGCATGATCGCCATCGCACTGGGCGTGGCGGCGCTGATCGCGCTGGCGGTCCGGCCGGGCCGTGCCGGCTTCGCCACCGGCGCGGCGGTGCTGGCCACCCCGATCGTGCTGGCCTATCACGTCACCCTGACCGCCCAGTACGTCTGCCTGATCGCGCCGATGTTCCTGGCCATGTATCTGCGGGCCTTCCACCCGCCGCGGCGGGCGTGGGTGTTGATCACCCTGCTCACCGCGGCCTGCGTGGCGGCCGTCGCCGTCTCTCCGGCACCCCACGTCACCGTCATCACCTACCTCATCGTCATCGTGGCGATCTTCGGCGCCGCAGAGTCTTTCGGGTTCCTGATGCGGGCGATGTTCACCGCCGCGTGTACCGACCCGCTCACCGGGGTGTCCAATCGGGCCGGGTGGGAGATCGACACCGCCGAGCTCGTCGCCCGGTTCCGCTCGGCGCCGGTGCCAGTCACCGTCATCGCCCTGGACATCGACGGCCTCAAGAACCTCAACGACACCTACGGACATCAGGCCGGGGACCGCCGGATCGCCGAGTACGCACGGGCCTGGGCCCGGGCGACACCGCGCGATGCCGTGGTGGCGCGACTCGGCGGCGACGAGTTCGGCATCTGTGTGGTGCACCCGCAGGCGGTGGTGGTGCAACGGCTGCTCGACGAGATCCGGACGCAGACACCGGGGGTCAGCATCGGCACCGCCACCGGCTCGTCGGTCACCGCCGACATCGCCGCGCTGTACGCCGAGGCGGACGCCGAGCTCTACCGCAGCCGCGGAATCCCGCTACGCGACGAGCTGGGTCCCCGTTAG
- a CDS encoding class I adenylate-forming enzyme family protein has protein sequence MTESFTERFAARLAGYGDRPCIEFEGRWFSGAEIAGYGSGLTGLLERAGLDARAPVGLVVRNRYAHAAATIGLLAADRPVVMIYSFQSPEAIAADIERLDVAAVLADPQDWTDPVTAAAEGIGAARVELGARAPTLAGVGVPRPRRPIGGALAILTSGTTGAPKRFVVRSAVLEHTVFSVTGGQAAPDEPPELAYWPLGGIGGVCQLVTAIYVGKRMALLERFSVPAWVQVVKTHRLRRVGVQPAVVRMLLEADLPAADLSSLDFVMCGSGPLDVATRDAFEQRYGVPVLTAYGATEFAGSVCAWTPDLYREFGARKRESSGRVLPGVRVRILDADTGAEVPTGQSGILTAQVPLLGPDWIRTTDIASIDADGFITLHGRADGAINRGGFKILPETVRAVLISHPQVRDAGVVGVPDGRLGEVPFAAVETVAGARVTEDDLLAVIREALPAHHVPVAVAFVDELPRTPSLKVSVPGVAALYRRAS, from the coding sequence GTGACCGAAAGCTTTACCGAAAGGTTTGCGGCACGGCTGGCCGGTTACGGCGACCGGCCGTGCATCGAGTTCGAGGGTCGCTGGTTCTCCGGGGCCGAGATCGCCGGATACGGCTCCGGACTCACCGGCCTGCTGGAGCGGGCCGGACTGGACGCCCGCGCACCGGTGGGGCTGGTGGTGCGCAATCGGTATGCGCACGCCGCCGCGACCATCGGGCTGCTGGCGGCCGACCGGCCGGTGGTGATGATCTATTCCTTCCAGTCGCCCGAGGCGATCGCCGCCGACATCGAACGGCTCGACGTCGCGGCGGTGCTCGCCGACCCGCAGGACTGGACCGACCCGGTGACGGCCGCCGCCGAGGGCATCGGGGCGGCCCGGGTGGAACTGGGCGCCCGGGCGCCGACGCTCGCCGGCGTCGGGGTGCCACGGCCGCGCCGGCCGATCGGCGGCGCGCTGGCCATCCTCACCAGCGGAACCACCGGGGCGCCAAAACGATTCGTGGTCCGCTCGGCGGTGCTGGAGCACACCGTGTTCAGCGTGACGGGTGGGCAGGCCGCCCCCGACGAGCCGCCCGAGCTGGCCTACTGGCCGCTCGGCGGGATTGGCGGTGTCTGCCAGCTGGTGACCGCCATCTACGTGGGCAAGCGGATGGCGTTGCTGGAGCGGTTCAGCGTGCCGGCCTGGGTGCAGGTGGTCAAGACCCACCGGTTGCGCCGGGTGGGTGTGCAGCCCGCCGTGGTGCGCATGCTGCTGGAGGCCGATCTGCCCGCAGCGGACCTGTCCTCGCTGGATTTCGTGATGTGCGGATCGGGTCCGCTGGATGTCGCGACCCGCGACGCCTTCGAGCAGCGTTACGGTGTGCCGGTGCTGACCGCCTACGGCGCAACGGAATTCGCCGGTTCGGTGTGCGCCTGGACGCCGGATCTGTACCGCGAGTTCGGCGCGCGCAAACGTGAGAGCTCGGGCCGGGTGCTGCCGGGGGTGCGGGTCCGGATCCTCGACGCCGACACCGGCGCCGAGGTGCCCACCGGGCAGTCGGGCATCCTCACCGCCCAGGTGCCGCTGCTGGGACCGGACTGGATCCGCACCACCGATATCGCGTCCATCGACGCGGACGGGTTCATCACCCTGCACGGCAGGGCGGACGGGGCGATCAACCGCGGCGGTTTCAAGATCCTCCCCGAAACGGTGCGGGCCGTGCTGATCTCGCATCCGCAGGTGCGTGACGCCGGGGTGGTGGGGGTGCCGGACGGGCGGCTCGGGGAGGTGCCGTTCGCGGCCGTGGAGACCGTGGCGGGTGCCCGCGTCACCGAGGACGATCTGCTGGCCGTGATCCGGGAGGCATTGCCCGCGCACCACGTGCCCGTCGCGGTGGCATTCGTCGACGAGCTGCCCCGCACCCCGTCACTCAAGGTCAGCGTGCCCGGGGTGGCCGCGTTGTATCGACGGGCGTCATAA
- a CDS encoding helix-turn-helix domain-containing protein — MHTVAILAYDGMTGFESGLATEIFGMAELPGKFSAGVAPPGYAVQLCSEQPEVRMLGGAVMRTSYGIEDLANADTVLIPSVRDVGAAPSPELVEAIRAADDRQARLVSICSGAFALAAAGVLDGRAATTHWIYADQLQRQYPDIDVDPAPLYVDSGRVLTSAGCAAGLDLCLHIVRTDHGMRVANDVARRLVIAPHRAGGQAQYIDAPVPEPTADGRIAAGMAWALEHLDRPITLDELAAQSAMSRRSYLRQFAKATGTTPIKWLIEQRVQASLALLESADLSIEQIAARVGFESPVTYRHHFTRQMRTTPSDYRSCFTG, encoded by the coding sequence ATGCATACCGTGGCGATCCTCGCCTACGACGGCATGACCGGCTTCGAATCGGGCCTGGCCACCGAGATCTTCGGGATGGCCGAACTGCCCGGGAAGTTCTCCGCGGGCGTCGCGCCGCCCGGCTACGCGGTGCAGCTGTGTTCGGAACAACCGGAGGTCCGGATGCTGGGCGGGGCGGTCATGCGCACCTCCTATGGCATCGAGGATCTGGCGAACGCGGACACCGTGCTGATCCCCAGCGTGCGTGACGTCGGCGCGGCCCCGTCGCCCGAACTCGTCGAGGCCATCCGGGCCGCCGACGACCGGCAGGCACGGCTGGTGTCGATCTGTTCGGGTGCCTTCGCGCTGGCCGCCGCCGGGGTGCTGGACGGCCGCGCGGCGACCACCCACTGGATCTACGCCGACCAACTGCAGCGGCAGTACCCGGACATCGACGTCGACCCGGCGCCGCTGTACGTGGACAGCGGCCGGGTGCTCACCAGCGCGGGATGCGCCGCGGGGCTTGATCTCTGCCTGCACATCGTGCGCACCGATCACGGGATGCGGGTCGCCAACGATGTGGCCCGGCGGCTGGTGATCGCCCCGCACCGGGCGGGCGGGCAGGCCCAGTACATCGACGCCCCGGTACCCGAACCGACCGCCGACGGTCGCATCGCGGCCGGAATGGCTTGGGCCCTCGAACATCTCGACAGACCCATCACCCTCGACGAACTGGCCGCGCAATCGGCCATGTCCCGGCGCAGCTATCTGCGCCAGTTCGCGAAGGCCACCGGCACCACGCCCATCAAGTGGCTCATCGAACAACGCGTGCAGGCCAGCCTGGCGCTGCTGGAGTCCGCCGACCTGTCCATCGAACAGATCGCGGCCCGGGTCGGTTTCGAATCGCCGGTGACCTACCGTCACCACTTCACCCGGCAGATGCGCACCACGCCCAGCGACTACCGCAGTTGCTTCACCGGCTGA
- a CDS encoding serine hydrolase domain-containing protein, translating to MHTQQIWSALDRQVADGRIPGYVAAVRRDGVTAVQASGLRSFDTDAPPMREDTPFRIASLCKPLAAALTLSLMEDGLLRLDDEIRRWLPELAEPAVLRRPDGALSDTVRADRPITVAHLLTMTAGWGVLFDECALQSAIEEQGIGSGPVPPQMTGDEFIRRLAQLPLAFQPGTGWLYDTSFKVLSVLLDRVSDLSLGELVAQRITGPLGMADTGFWTAADRLPTAYRPTPDGVELIALPDGAFTQPPQFEELSCGLVSSGPDLLRFFSALADGGDPVLSPESVRMMTTDSLTVEQRRQALPILGAGVSWGLGTAVDVAAVRPWMRPGRWGWMGGTGTTGHVAPDGSVAVFLSQRELADAQDGFDEFWTAVEGPTSLPGCSAVST from the coding sequence GGCGTCACGGCGGTTCAGGCGTCGGGACTGAGGTCGTTCGATACGGATGCCCCGCCGATGCGGGAGGACACCCCGTTCCGGATCGCCTCGCTGTGCAAACCTCTGGCGGCGGCTCTCACGCTGTCGCTGATGGAGGACGGGCTGCTGCGCCTGGACGACGAGATCCGGCGCTGGCTACCCGAACTCGCCGAGCCGGCGGTGCTGCGCCGGCCGGACGGCGCACTGAGCGACACCGTCCGCGCCGACCGTCCCATCACGGTCGCGCACCTACTCACGATGACCGCGGGCTGGGGCGTGCTCTTCGACGAGTGTGCGCTGCAGTCGGCCATCGAAGAACAAGGGATCGGCTCCGGCCCGGTACCGCCGCAGATGACCGGTGACGAATTCATCCGCCGGCTCGCCCAGTTGCCGTTGGCATTCCAGCCCGGAACCGGTTGGCTGTACGACACCTCATTCAAGGTGCTCAGTGTGCTCCTCGATCGTGTCAGCGATCTTTCGCTGGGAGAGCTTGTGGCCCAACGCATCACCGGGCCCCTCGGGATGGCCGACACCGGTTTCTGGACCGCTGCCGATCGGTTGCCCACTGCGTACCGGCCGACACCGGACGGAGTCGAGCTCATTGCGCTGCCGGACGGCGCCTTCACACAGCCGCCGCAGTTCGAGGAACTCAGCTGTGGGCTGGTGTCCAGCGGGCCGGATCTGTTGCGCTTCTTCTCGGCGCTGGCCGACGGCGGCGACCCTGTCCTCAGTCCCGAGTCGGTGAGGATGATGACGACGGACAGCCTGACCGTCGAACAGCGCCGACAGGCGCTGCCGATCCTGGGCGCGGGGGTGTCCTGGGGGCTGGGCACGGCGGTGGACGTGGCGGCCGTGCGGCCGTGGATGCGACCCGGCCGGTGGGGCTGGATGGGTGGCACCGGGACCACGGGGCATGTCGCTCCCGACGGATCGGTGGCGGTGTTCCTGTCCCAGCGCGAACTCGCCGATGCCCAGGACGGATTCGACGAGTTCTGGACGGCCGTCGAAGGGCCGACGTCACTTCCGGGGTGTTCGGCCGTTTCGACGTAG